A window of Zingiber officinale cultivar Zhangliang chromosome 5A, Zo_v1.1, whole genome shotgun sequence contains these coding sequences:
- the LOC121982806 gene encoding uncharacterized protein LOC121982806, with protein MFTTYTSPLEEAEVPGVNETYTKFQEVLSAADEPLWAGCNTHTKLSLTAKLLNVKAEYNYKLHLIVFSGVRGFTFFLANMNLFRRGGRRRGAHHTPPTDTVSTPTPNQADTAGPSHTPSTIPSCAPSPSPSPSAVPSPIESPAASSIPSRHSIAERPDTRESIAPCGDSFDNSVHVIHEINRIVNNHWRGDSMSYTSTPAPTRELWWSEFKRSFTWDMNDDMEIRRIFMKKCGDHIRHVLNHAKSKGKKPPFITEENWIKITNYWESEEFKTRSHQNKTNQSFNSGDMSATYAGGSINIDEHRRRLSKELGKEPTFIETFTRTFQKKDKTWSGDRARAIKEKYDELEVAQRCSGSTSADMEGSEPSVGTDLNLWLQASGGSKKGGKIFGMGSLSRIHRVGRISSSSSQTQQMTHLTEEVSQLKDILNERDEEMRQMRQNQELILRHFKLISAPSENPPGDGDDGDHDDGDGGES; from the exons ATGTTTACTACTTATACATCACCTTTGGAGGAGGCAGAAGTACCAGGTGTTAATGAAACATATACTAAATTTCAAGAAGTGTTGAGTGCTGCTGATGAACCATTATGGGCTGGTTGTAACACTCACACCAAATTATCTCTCACTGCAAAACTGTTGAATGTCAAGGCTGAGT ATAATTACAAGTTACATCTTATCGTCTTCTCGGGAGTTCGTGGATTCACTTTTTTCTTAGCAAATATG AATCTCTTTCGACGAGGTGGTCGTAGACGGGGCGCTCACCATACACCACCTACAGACACTGTATCTACACCCACACCTAATCAAGCTGACACTGCAGGACCGTCGCATACACCTTCAACAATACCTTCCTGTGCACCATcgccttccccttccccttctgcTGTACCTTCACCGATCGAGTCCCCAGCAGCCTCTTCCATTCCTTCCCGACATTCGATTGCAGAGAGGCCAGACACTCGAGAGTCTATAGCCCCTTGTGGAGATTC gTTCGATAATTCTGTCCATGTTATTCACGAGATTAATAGAATCGTGAATAACCATTGGAGAGGGGACTCGATGAGTTATACTAGCACTCCAGCACCGACTAGAGAGTTATGGTGGAGTGAATTTAAG CGATCATTCACTTGGGACATGAATGATGACATGGAAATAAGAAGGATTTTCATGAaaaaatgtggcgatcacattcGTCATGTACTCAATCATGCGAAATCAAAGGGGAAAAAACCACCATTCATTACTGAGGAAAACTGGATAAAGATTACCAATTATTGGGAAAGTGAGGAGTTTAAAACAAGAAGTCACCAGAATAAAACTAATCAATCTTTTAATTCTGGAGACATGTCTGCTACATATGCGGGAGGATCTATCAATATTGATGAGCATAGACGCAGATTG TCCAAAGAATTAGGAAAGGAGCCTACATTTATAGAAACTTTCACCCGCACCTTTCAGaaaaaagataagacttggaGCGGGGACAGAGCTAGAGCAATCAAG GAGAAATATGATGAACTAGAGGTAGCACAAAGATGTTCTGGTTCTACTAGTGCAGATATGGAGGGGTCTGAGCCATCTGTTGGTACTGATTTAAATTTATGGCTACAAGCGAGTGGAGGATCAAAAAAAGGAGGAAAGATATTTGGAATGGGTTCTTTGAGCAGAATCCATAGAGTTGGCCgtatttcttcctcctcctcacagACCCAGCAGATGACCCACTTGACTGAAGAGGTTTCACAGTTGAAGGATATTTTAAATGAAAGGGATGAAGAAATGAGACAAATGCGCCAAAATCAAGAATTGATTTTACGACATTTCAAGTTAATTTCTGCTCCAAGTGAGAATCCTCCCGGTGACGGTGACGATGGTGATCATGATGATGGCGATGGTGGTGAATCTTAG